Proteins encoded within one genomic window of Microbacterium sp. LKL04:
- a CDS encoding YdeI/OmpD-associated family protein, translating to MEQPAAALTASDAGGTVATMVEPASDPIFFASAAEFGDWLEAHHATAPEVWTVFYRKGDPRLGLTWADAVPEALRFGWIDSISRGIGDGARIQRWTPRKSRSIWSAVNIAHIERLQTEGRMHPAGLAAFERRTPDLTGVYSHEQRNELTPEQAASLAANPAARAFWDEATPSYRRAVANWLQSAKREQTRIDRLATLVEDCAAGRLVPFQRYGEPPAWLARAAAAASAAQG from the coding sequence GTGGAACAGCCTGCAGCTGCGCTGACCGCGTCGGATGCCGGTGGTACCGTCGCGACCATGGTGGAACCGGCATCCGACCCGATCTTCTTCGCCTCGGCGGCGGAGTTCGGCGACTGGCTCGAAGCGCACCACGCGACGGCGCCCGAGGTCTGGACCGTCTTCTACCGGAAGGGCGACCCGCGCCTCGGTCTGACGTGGGCCGACGCGGTGCCCGAGGCGCTGCGGTTCGGGTGGATCGACTCGATCAGCCGCGGCATCGGCGACGGCGCCCGCATCCAGCGCTGGACGCCGCGGAAGTCCCGGTCGATCTGGAGCGCCGTCAACATCGCGCACATCGAGCGGCTGCAGACCGAGGGGCGGATGCATCCCGCCGGGCTAGCCGCCTTCGAGCGGCGGACCCCCGATCTGACAGGCGTTTATTCGCACGAGCAGCGGAACGAGCTCACGCCCGAGCAGGCGGCATCCCTCGCCGCGAACCCGGCCGCTCGGGCGTTCTGGGACGAAGCGACCCCGTCGTACCGCCGTGCCGTGGCGAACTGGCTGCAGAGCGCCAAGCGCGAGCAGACCCGCATCGACCGGCTCGCGACGCTGGTCGAGGACTGCGCGGCGGGCAGGCTCGTGCCGTTCCAGCGGTACGGCGAACCGCCGGCGTGGCTCGCCCGCGCCGCGGCGGCCGCCTCAGCTGCGCAGGGCTGA
- a CDS encoding NAD(P)/FAD-dependent oxidoreductase, with product MTDTLYDAVIVGGGTAGLSAALMLGRARRRVLVIDAGAPRNRFAAHMHGVLGHDGRSPAELLRIGRTEAEAYDVEFLDTTVTSIDDAGDHLAVTYDGGTLAARGAVLTTGVVDDLPDVPGLREQWGRGVIHCPYCHGYEVAGRRLGVLATSPASLHQIELVRQWSDDVTAFTAGLGEIDDTVTARLASRGIRLVDRPVTELRAEDDVVSAAITADGTAHPIDALFTAPTPRLHLDYAANLDLAVSTEPGEGLRVDMRGATSHPRVFAAGNVVTPFGNVPLSMGQGSMAGAGLNAALVMEDAASALRS from the coding sequence ATGACAGACACCCTTTACGACGCCGTCATCGTGGGCGGCGGCACCGCCGGACTCAGCGCCGCGCTGATGCTCGGGCGCGCACGCCGCCGCGTGCTCGTGATCGATGCCGGCGCTCCCCGCAATCGCTTCGCCGCGCACATGCACGGCGTGCTCGGCCACGACGGGCGCTCCCCCGCCGAGCTCCTGCGCATCGGCAGGACCGAGGCGGAGGCGTACGACGTCGAGTTCCTCGACACGACCGTCACCTCGATCGACGATGCCGGCGACCACCTCGCCGTCACCTACGACGGCGGCACGCTCGCCGCACGCGGCGCGGTCCTCACGACCGGCGTCGTCGACGACCTCCCCGACGTCCCGGGCCTGCGCGAGCAGTGGGGCCGCGGCGTGATCCACTGTCCGTACTGTCACGGTTACGAGGTCGCCGGGCGCCGTCTCGGCGTGCTCGCCACCTCACCCGCGAGCCTGCATCAGATCGAGCTCGTTCGACAGTGGAGCGACGACGTCACAGCCTTCACCGCAGGTCTCGGCGAGATCGACGACACGGTCACCGCACGCCTGGCGAGCCGCGGCATCCGCCTCGTCGACAGGCCGGTCACAGAGCTTCGCGCCGAGGACGACGTGGTGTCCGCAGCGATCACGGCGGACGGCACCGCGCACCCGATCGACGCGCTGTTCACCGCGCCGACGCCGCGCCTGCACCTGGACTACGCGGCGAACCTCGACCTCGCCGTGTCGACCGAGCCCGGCGAAGGCCTCCGCGTCGACATGCGCGGCGCAACGAGCCATCCGCGCGTCTTCGCCGCCGGCAACGTCGTGACCCCGTTCGGCAACGTCCCGCTCTCGATGGGCCAGGGCTCGATGGCCGGCGCCGGCCTCAACGCGGCGCTCGTGATGGAGGACGCCGCGTCAGCCCTGCGCAGCTGA
- a CDS encoding helix-turn-helix domain-containing protein: MTTDLTRVGPRLRAARQQRGWTLADLAQKAGMSISTLSRLEAGRRQASLELLLPLVSVLDLRLDDLVRGEPVDPRVRRATERRHGMVVAPLTLEHSPVQTYKIRYAAASAAPAPKVHDGVEWFYVLSGTIRLMLDGEEHRIGAGEAAEFDTGLPHSISATDDGPAEVVSIFSASGERIHVHGS, encoded by the coding sequence ATGACGACGGATCTGACCCGAGTGGGGCCGCGGTTGCGCGCGGCGCGCCAGCAGCGCGGCTGGACGCTGGCCGACCTCGCGCAGAAGGCGGGGATGTCGATCAGCACGCTGTCCCGTCTCGAGGCGGGGCGACGACAGGCATCCCTCGAACTGCTCCTGCCGCTCGTGTCGGTCCTCGATCTGCGTCTCGATGACCTCGTGCGCGGCGAGCCCGTCGACCCGCGGGTGCGCCGTGCGACCGAGCGTCGGCACGGCATGGTCGTCGCGCCGCTGACCCTCGAGCACTCGCCGGTGCAGACCTACAAGATCCGCTACGCCGCGGCATCCGCCGCTCCGGCGCCGAAGGTGCACGACGGGGTCGAGTGGTTCTACGTGCTGAGCGGCACGATCCGGCTGATGCTCGACGGCGAGGAGCACCGGATCGGCGCGGGGGAGGCGGCGGAGTTCGACACGGGCTTGCCGCACAGCATCAGCGCCACCGACGACGGTCCGGCCGAGGTGGTGAGCATCTTCAGCGCATCGGGCGAGCGCATCCACGTGCACGGCTCGTGA
- a CDS encoding VOC family protein yields MFQNDGAYSGFAVDDLDAARAFYADTLGLEVSTLDSGFLQLHLASGATVLVYGKPHHEPASFTILNFPVDDVDAAVDDLNAKGVETAIYDDMPTDSKGVMRGHGPTIAWFRDPAGNVLAVHER; encoded by the coding sequence ATGTTCCAGAACGACGGCGCGTACAGCGGCTTCGCGGTCGACGACCTCGATGCGGCGCGAGCGTTCTACGCCGACACTCTCGGCCTCGAGGTGTCGACACTCGACAGCGGCTTTCTGCAGCTGCACCTCGCCTCAGGCGCGACAGTGCTCGTTTACGGCAAGCCGCACCATGAACCCGCGAGCTTCACGATCCTGAACTTCCCGGTCGACGACGTCGATGCCGCGGTCGACGACCTGAACGCGAAGGGCGTCGAGACCGCGATCTACGACGACATGCCCACCGACTCGAAGGGCGTCATGCGGGGCCACGGCCCGACCATCGCGTGGTTCCGCGACCCCGCTGGCAACGTCCTCGCCGTGCACGAGCGCTGA
- a CDS encoding HNH endonuclease signature motif containing protein, which produces MSSSAPFIDEVPEGIPTTLDWVVMSADMATIHAAQRYRCIVELWDDAIRAANRDEGASLLVERSVRLEVAAALRVTEHAAGRLMGLGRALVKRYPAVWEAMSRAAITDTHATIIVDGLDELETVRDELTSEVLTLAEEMPTGPFRRAVRRLVDREREVTIAERHADAVTHRHVRVEPGVDGMAWLTAHLPAVEAHAIHGRLTAIAKTLDDERTIDQKRADVFGDLLIDGETSSLPDAARGIRPTVAITVPAPTLLTGDGPAAQVDGVGPIPLDRARELCGAASGWMRVLTHPETGVVLSVGREQYRPPADLRRLVTWRAARRMAPGCGIPADRCDIDHTVDWHHGGHTDATNLAPLCRGHHTLKHHTDWQVTARPGGALEWTSPAGRVYLVHPERRIPHFTTDPPPF; this is translated from the coding sequence ATGTCCAGTTCAGCTCCCTTCATCGACGAGGTTCCCGAGGGGATCCCGACGACCCTGGACTGGGTCGTGATGAGCGCGGACATGGCCACCATCCACGCGGCGCAGCGCTACCGGTGCATCGTCGAGTTGTGGGATGACGCGATCCGCGCCGCGAACCGGGATGAGGGTGCGTCGTTGCTCGTGGAACGGTCGGTGCGCCTGGAGGTCGCGGCGGCGCTCCGGGTCACCGAGCACGCCGCCGGCCGGTTGATGGGCCTCGGACGCGCGTTGGTGAAGCGGTACCCGGCCGTGTGGGAGGCGATGAGCCGCGCCGCGATCACCGACACGCACGCGACGATCATCGTCGACGGCCTCGACGAACTCGAGACCGTCCGGGATGAGCTGACGTCGGAGGTGCTCACTCTGGCTGAGGAGATGCCGACGGGGCCGTTCCGGCGGGCGGTGCGACGTCTTGTCGACCGGGAACGTGAGGTGACCATCGCGGAACGGCACGCGGATGCCGTCACCCACCGGCATGTGCGTGTGGAGCCCGGCGTGGATGGGATGGCGTGGCTGACCGCCCACCTCCCGGCCGTGGAGGCCCACGCGATCCACGGGCGGCTGACCGCTATTGCGAAAACTCTCGACGATGAGCGCACGATCGACCAGAAGCGTGCCGACGTGTTCGGCGACCTCCTCATCGACGGCGAGACATCGTCCCTCCCCGACGCCGCACGAGGGATCCGTCCGACGGTCGCGATCACCGTGCCCGCCCCGACCCTCCTCACCGGCGATGGCCCTGCCGCGCAGGTCGACGGCGTCGGACCCATCCCCCTGGACCGTGCCCGGGAGTTGTGCGGGGCGGCATCCGGGTGGATGCGGGTCCTCACCCACCCCGAAACCGGGGTCGTCCTCTCCGTCGGACGCGAGCAGTACCGACCGCCCGCGGACCTGCGCCGCCTCGTGACCTGGCGGGCGGCACGACGCATGGCACCGGGATGCGGAATCCCGGCGGATCGGTGCGACATCGACCACACCGTCGACTGGCATCACGGCGGACACACCGACGCGACCAACCTCGCACCGCTGTGCCGAGGCCATCACACCCTCAAACACCACACCGACTGGCAGGTCACAGCAAGACCCGGCGGCGCACTCGAATGGACCTCACCCGCAGGCCGGGTCTACCTCGTCCACCCCGAACGACGCATCCCGCACTTCACCACCGACCCGCCACCGTTCTAG